DNA sequence from the Geothermobacter hydrogeniphilus genome:
GGATATTTTCAAACTTGAGGGGCTCCTTATGCAGCTCAGGAGCCTTCCCTTCGCCCTTGTACTCCCAGGCGGCGACGTAAGCGTAATTCTCGTCGTCGCGCAACGCCTCGCCTTCTTCGGTCTGGCTCTCGACCCGGAAGTGGCCGCCGCAGGATTCCTTGCGGTTGAGGGCGTCAAATGCCAGCACCTCGGCAAACTCGAGGAAGTCGGCAACGCGGCCGGCGTTCTCCAGCTGCTGGTTGACCTCTTTGTCGTTGCCGACACACTTGAGGTTCTGCCAGAATTCTTCACGCAGCTTGGGAATTTCGGTCAGAGCCTTCTTCAGGCTCTCTTCCGAACGGGCCATGCCGACGTTGTCCCACATGATCCTGCCCAGCTCGCGATGGAACTCGAACGGGGTCTTGTTGCCCTTGATCGAACGCAGTTTCTCGATCTGCGCCTCAACTTCGGCTTTCGACTCCTTGAAGGCGTCGTGATCAGTGGTGACCGCGCCCGGGGTGGTCGAGGCAAGGTAGGGACCGATGGTGTAGGGAATGACAAAGTAGCCGTCGGAGAGTCCCTGCATCAGCGCCGAAGCGCCGAGACGGTTGGCACCGTGGACCGAGAAGTTGGCCTCGCCGAGGACGAACAGTCCCGGGATATTGCTCTGCAACTCATAGTCAACCCAGAGGCCGCCCATGGCGTAGTGCGGAGCCGGGTAGATACGCATCGGCGTCTTGTAGGCATCCTCGTCAGTGATCTTCTCGTACATCTGGAACAGGTTGCCGTAGCGCTCGCGGATCGCCTTTTCGCCGTCACGCTTGATGGCATCGGCGAAATCGAGGTTGACCGCGTAACCCGAAGCCCCGACCCCTTTGCCGGCATCGGCCTGCAGCTTGGCGTTACGGGAGGCAACGTCACGCGGCACCAGGTTGCCGAAGGAGGGATACTTGGTTTCGAGGTAGTAGTCGCGCTCGTCCTCGGGAATCTCATTGGCCGGACGCTTGTCGCCAGCCTTCTTCGGCACCCAGACGCGGCCGTCGTTCCGCAGCGACTCGGACATCAGGGTCAGTTTCGACTGATGGTCACCGGTCACCGGAATGCAGGTCGGGTGAATCTGGGTGTAGCAGGGGTTGGCGAAGAATGCGCCCTTCTTGGCCGCCTTCCAGTTCGCCGTAACACTGGACCCCATGGCATTGGTCGACAGGTAGAAGACGTTGACGTAGCCGCCGGTTGCCAGCACCACGGCGTCGCCCCAGTGGGATTCGATCTCGCCGGTGATCAGGTTGCGGCAGGTAATTCCCTTGGCGTGGCCGTCAACCACCACCAGGTCGAGCATCTCGCGACGGTTGTGAATCTTGACCTTGCCGGCCTTCACCTGGCGGGAAAGGGACTGGTAGGCGCCGATCAGCAGCTGCTGGCCGGTCTGGCCGCGGGCGTAGAAAGTCCGGGAAACCTGGGCGCCGCCGAAGGAACGGTTGACCAGGTAACCGGCGTAGTCGCGGGCAAAGGGGACACCCTGCGCGACACACTGGTCGATAATGTTGTTCGACACCTGGGCGAGACGCCAGACATCGGCCTCGCGGGCACGGAAGTCACCGCCCTTGATGGTGTCGTAGAAGAGCCGGCGGATGCTGTCGCCGTCGTTCGGATAGGCCTTGGCCGCGTTGATGCCGCCCTGAGCGGCGATCGAATGGGCGCGGCGGGCGCTGTCCTGGTAGCAGAAACATTCGACATTGTAGCCGAGTTCACCCAGGGTGGCCGCGCCGGCACCGCCGCCGAGACCAGTTCCCACCATCAGGATCTTGTATTTACGTTTATTGGCCGGGTTCACCAGCTTCATGTCAAAGCGGTGACGATCCCAGGAAGTTTCAATAGGCCCTGTAGGGCATTTGCCGTCGAGAATCACTGTATGTACCCCCTAGAGTTTGACAATGCCGACCATGATAAGGACGGGAATGGAGATGAAGCCGATGGAAACCACCAGGGCAAGGAATTTGCCGACCGCCTGGTATTTCGGCTGAACACATTCGTTGCTCAGCCCCAGGGTCTGCAGAAAACTCTGGAAGCCGTGGCTGACATGGAAGAACAGCAGGATCATGGCGGCCACGTAGACGAGAACATTGATCGCCTTGCCGAACCCGGTCACGACCATGGTGTAGACATCGAAATGCTCACCCATATAGGCCTTGGCGAGTTGATCGACATTGTCGACACCGACGTGCAGGGTGAAGTGCAGCACGTGATAGATGACAAAGGCCAGCAGCACCAGTCCGCTGATAATCATGGTCTTGGCGGCGAAGGTGGTGACGAGGTTCTTTTTCTGCTGGTAGTCGACCGGACGGGCCGCCCGGTTTTCCAGAGTCAGCTGGATGCCGAACCAGACATGCAGCACAAAAACCACCAGCATCACCAGGCGCACGACCCACAGCAACGGGCCGAGATCCCTCAGGTGAACAGCGTAGGCGTTGATGCCTTCCGGGCCGACGAAAATCGACATATTGCCGAGCACGTGGCCAAGGATGAAGAGGACCAGGATCGCCCCGGTCACGGCCATGGT
Encoded proteins:
- a CDS encoding fumarate reductase/succinate dehydrogenase flavoprotein subunit — its product is MILDGKCPTGPIETSWDRHRFDMKLVNPANKRKYKILMVGTGLGGGAGAATLGELGYNVECFCYQDSARRAHSIAAQGGINAAKAYPNDGDSIRRLFYDTIKGGDFRAREADVWRLAQVSNNIIDQCVAQGVPFARDYAGYLVNRSFGGAQVSRTFYARGQTGQQLLIGAYQSLSRQVKAGKVKIHNRREMLDLVVVDGHAKGITCRNLITGEIESHWGDAVVLATGGYVNVFYLSTNAMGSSVTANWKAAKKGAFFANPCYTQIHPTCIPVTGDHQSKLTLMSESLRNDGRVWVPKKAGDKRPANEIPEDERDYYLETKYPSFGNLVPRDVASRNAKLQADAGKGVGASGYAVNLDFADAIKRDGEKAIRERYGNLFQMYEKITDEDAYKTPMRIYPAPHYAMGGLWVDYELQSNIPGLFVLGEANFSVHGANRLGASALMQGLSDGYFVIPYTIGPYLASTTPGAVTTDHDAFKESKAEVEAQIEKLRSIKGNKTPFEFHRELGRIMWDNVGMARSEESLKKALTEIPKLREEFWQNLKCVGNDKEVNQQLENAGRVADFLEFAEVLAFDALNRKESCGGHFRVESQTEEGEALRDDENYAYVAAWEYKGEGKAPELHKEPLKFENIHLAQRSYK
- a CDS encoding succinate dehydrogenase cytochrome b subunit translates to MSMLKSSVGRKLTMAVTGAILVLFILGHVLGNMSIFVGPEGINAYAVHLRDLGPLLWVVRLVMLVVFVLHVWFGIQLTLENRAARPVDYQQKKNLVTTFAAKTMIISGLVLLAFVIYHVLHFTLHVGVDNVDQLAKAYMGEHFDVYTMVVTGFGKAINVLVYVAAMILLFFHVSHGFQSFLQTLGLSNECVQPKYQAVGKFLALVVSIGFISIPVLIMVGIVKL